The genomic segment GGCGACAAAGTGGTTGCTTATGATGAGGATGGTTTTGAGATCTACGAAGACCAGGGACTGACTCCGCGGTTTGTAGCCCTGAGCCAGAAGCATATCAAGCGCATCAAAGCCCGTCAGCTTGAATCGGTGGCCTGACGCCAGTACCGATTCAGCTCACCACCGGGTTCCATCAACCCAGGCGCCGTGCGCTTGGGTTGATGTCTGCTCGTCTATATTACTTTCCCTTGTCTGCCAGGCGATCCTTCAGCGGCCCCTGAGTAATCAGGTCGTCCAGGGCAGCGGCAATCATGTCATTGAGAATCTCGCTTTCGCTGCGATCTGGATAGAGTTCCGCCAGCGCGGCTACCCGGGCGGCGTCTTCAAGGGGCAGGCGCAGATTGTATTCGTGTGTACGTTCCGTCGCCTGTTTTTCCTGTTCCCAGTGCTGGGGCAAATCGGTCACTTTCATGGTGGCTCCTTGGGGCGAGGGGATTGAATCGCCAATAGACTTTTCGAACGGATCCTTAGTATCGTAAGTTTACTTCGTCTCCGTCAATTCAGAAGGAACTCAACGTGACCGAACTGCACCCCGATCTGCGAGAAAATGTGCGTCTGCTGGGCGAATTGCTGGGCCAGAGCATCCAGCGTTTTCCCGGGCAGGACTGCTACGAGAGGATTGAGGAGATTCGGGCTGCGGCCAAAGCTGACCGCCGGCAGGAGAGTGGCTCCGGGCAGCGCCTGGTAACACTCCTGGGGCAACTGAGCGACGATGAACTGTTGCCGGTCACCCGCGCCTTCAACCAGTTTCTCAACCTGGCGAACCTGGCCGAGCAGTACCATGGCATTCGCCGTAAGCAGGGCCACCCTTCCGACCTGATGGTAGAGTCCCTGGGTGAGGTCTTCGAGCGATTGAAATCCGGGGGCGTTGATCCTGAGGAATTGCATCAGCGGGTGGCTGACCTGCGGATTGAGTTTGTACTGACTGCCCACCCGACAGAAGTTGCCCGCCGTACCCTGATTCTGAAATACGATGAAATGTCGGATTGCCTGGCCCGGCTCGACCACGACGATCTGATGCCGGCGGAGCGTGATGAGATTGTGGCCCGCCTGTCACGGCTGATTACTGAGGCCTGGCACACCGACGAAATCCGCCATGAGCGGCCGACGGCTGTGGACGAGGCCAAGTGGGGCTTTGCGGTCATTGAGAACAGCCTCTGGCAGGCATTGCCCAGATTCCTTCGAAGCCTGGACCAGTCACTTTCTGATGCAACGGGCAAAGGCCTGCCCCTGCAGAATTCCCCGATTCGTATTGCCTCCTGGATGGGAGGGGACCGAGACGGTAACCCGAACGTGACTCACGATGTGACTCGTCAGGTCTTCCTGCTGGGCCGCTGGATGGCTGCCGATCTTTACCTGCGGGATATTCAGGCTCTGAGGGCCGAGTTATCCATGTGGCAGGCCAGTGATGAACTGAGGGCACGGGTCGGTGATTGCCGGGAGCCCTATCGTCAGGTACTGGCCGAGTTGCGGGAGCGCCTGGTCCGTACCCGGGACTGGGCCGAGGCCGGCGTTAAAGGCCTCGTAGCGGACGAGACCGGTATCCTGTTTGAGAACGAAGACCTGACGGCTCCCCTGGAGCTGTGTTATCGATCACTGATGGATTGCGGCCTGGAGCAAATTGCCAACGGCCCGCTGTTGGACACCATTCGCCGTGCTCACACATTCGGACTGCCGCTGATTCGCCTGGATATCCGGCAGGAGGCTTCCCGGCATGCGGAGGCGGTGGCAGAGATGGTGGATTACCTGGGGCTGGGAGACTATCTGTCCTGGTCGGAAGACGACCGGCAGGCATTCCTGCTGCGCGAGCTGCAAGGCCGCCGGCCACTGGTGCCCCGCAACTGGGAACCTTCAGAGTCAGTCAGGGAAGTGCTGGCTACCTGCGAGGTGGTGGCGGGCCAGACCCCGGAAGCGCTGGGTTCCTACGTTATCTCCATGGCCAGCAAGCCTTCAGATGTATTGAACGTGATCCTGTTGTTGCGGGAAGCGGGAATGAAGTTCCCGATGCGTGTGGTGCCTTTGTTTGAAACCCTCAGCGATCTTCAGGGTGCACCAGACAGCATGGCTGCCCTGTATCAGGTTGATTGGTACCGCGAGTACTGCCAGGGCCGCCAGGAGGTGATGATTGGCTATTCGGACTCGTCCAAGGACGCCGGCCAGCTGATGGCAGCCTGGGCCCAGTACCAGGCGCAGGAAAAACTCACCCAGGTGGCCCGCCAGTATGGCGTGCACCTGACCCTGTTCCACGGTCGCGGCGGCACGGTGGGCCGTGGTGGCGGCCCGGCGAACCGGGCGATTCTGTCGCAACCGCCGGGATCGGTAAACGGCAGTTTCCGGATTACCGAGCAGGGGGAAATGATCCGATTCAAGTTCGGTTTGCCCCGGCTGGCGGTACAAAGCCTTACCCTGTACACCACTGCCGTCATTGAGGCGACCCTGGCGCCACCGCCACAACCCGAGGACAGCTGGCGCGAGATGATGGACTGGCTGACCGAGCGTTCCCTCAAATCTTACCGGGAAGTGGTAAGGGAGAACCCGGATTTCGTGCCTTATTTCCGGCAGGTTACACCTGAAACTGCGCTGGGTAAGCTGGCCCTGGGCAGTCGACCGGCGCGCCGGAAAGCCACCGGTGGCGTGGAGAGTTTGCGAGCCATTCCCTGGATTTTTGCCTGGACCCAAATGCGCCTGATGCTGCCCAGTTGGCTGGGCAGCGATGTGGCCCTGGAGGAAGCCGCCCGGCATCAGCGCCTGCCAGAGCTGCGTGAGATGATGCGGGGCTGGCCGTTTTTCCGCACCTATGTCGACATGCTGGAAATGGTGCTGGCCAAAGCCGACCTGCGCATTGCCAGCTATTACGAGCAGACCCTGGTGGAGGATGAAAGCCTCAGGGCCCTTGGGGGTAGCCTCAGGGAACGGCTGAACGGCTGTATCGAGCGCGTGCTGGAGCTCAAGGATCAGCAAGCCCTGTTGGAGAGCGAACCGGTGTTTGCCCATTCCATGAGAGTGCGCAACCCCTACACGGACCCATTGCATTACCTTCAGGCGGAATTGCTCAAACGCGACCGCGAGAGTGAGGGCAAAGGTGAGGTGCCGGATATGGTGGAGCGGGCGCTGAAAGTCACCATGGCGGGCATCGCCGCTGGTATGCGTAATACGGGCTAACGTGCATAATAACGCCGGGGCCGGAAAGCCCTGAACCGGATAAAGGAGTCTTCCCCGTTGGCACTGTCAGAGCGACTGTCGCATTACCTCGCCCGCAAGGGTATCAGCTATCAGCAGATCGAAATTGCACCGGTAAGCAATCTCGATGCCGCGGTTCTTGCCTCTGGCAAGCCCCAGCATGATTTTATCCAGCCCACGCTGCTGATCGACATCAATGGTGTGGTCATGGCGGTGCATCGCTTTGACAGTACGTTGGATATGGACACCCTGCATCAGTTTACCGGGCGTCGCCTGCAGCCGCTAACCGCGCGCCAGACAGCAAGGCTGTTTGGCGACTGCGAGCCGGGATTCGTGCCACCGGTGGGGAATGCCTGGGACCTGCCGGTGCTGATTGACGAAGATCTCACCACCGCCGACCAGGTGGTGTTCTCAGCTGGCACCAACGATACCCTGGTTGTGATGGACGGCCGCTCGTTCCGGTTGGCACTGGCGGGTGCCCGGGAAGGGCATCTGGTTATCCGGGGGCAGGGTAATGGCTCCCGTGGCGCACTGAGCCTCGACGAAGTGGCTGACAAACTGCAGAAACTCTATCGTCTGCCGCCCATGCCGGCGCTGGCGTTGCGGATTCTGCGCCTGACCGCCAATACGGAAGCCACCGCCAGAGAGCTGGCGGAACTGATTGAGTTTGACCCGAGCATGACGGCCCAGATCATGCGCTACGCACGGTCGGCACTGTTCAATTACCCTGGTCAGATCAACTCGGTTCAGGAGGCCGTTACCCGGGTGCTGGGGTTTGATCGGGTCGCCCATATTGCCATGGGTATTGCATCGGTGAGGGCTTTTGATGTGCCCAGGGGTGGAATGCTGGGCATGGATAATTTCTGGCGTCACTCACTGTACTGTGCCTTCCTGTGCCAAAGTCTGGCGGCGCGCTCCGGCCGGGACAAGGGGCTGGCGTATCTGTGCGGGCTGTTGCACAACTTTGGCCTGTTGCTGGTGGGGCACCTGTTCCCCTCTGAATTTCAGGAACTGAACGCGCTTCGGGAGATCAACCCTGAAGCAAGCATGCATTCACTGGAACAGGAAGTGTTTGGCCATAGCGAGCGCCAGGATATCCTGGCGGTTGGCCATGGTGCCATTGGCGGTATTCTGCATCGGCTCTGGCAACTGCCGGAACCGGTCATCAAGGCGGCAGGCATGCACCAGCACCCGGGTTATCATGGTGAGCATGAAGAGTATGTTTTGATGGTCCAACTGGCGAATGCACTGCTGAAAGAGCAGGGTATTGGCGACGAGTTCAACCCGGATGATATCCCCGCACTGACAGAAGCGCTTGGCCTGGAGCCCGCAACACTGGCGCTGGTTCAGGAAGAAATCCAGGCGGTTGCAACCGACCTGGATGTGCTGGCGTCGTCGCTTGCATCCTGAGCAAAACGGCGTCAGGCTTCTGTGCCTGAAGCCCCCTGTGTTCCGGTAATTCCAACCATGATACGGAGGTCGACTTTCTCTGTCGGGGCGGACTTCGTATAATGCTGCCTCAATTTTGGGCAGGCGCGCCAGCAAGTGGGCCTGGAGGCCCTGAGAGGTTGTCGCAAAGGCGACGGTTTTTGCCGCAACTTTTCAAACGATAATATAAGACAACGGGAGCACAACGTTATGAGAATCATCATGTTAGGCGCGCCAGGCGCTGGAAAGGGTACTCAGGCTCAGTTCATTACCGAGCGTTTCGAGATCCCCCAGATCTCCACAGGCGACATGCTCCGTGCCGCCGTCAAGGCCGAGTCCGAACTGGGCAAGCAGGTCAAGGAAGTGATGGCCTCCGGTGGGCTGGTGTCTGACGATATCATCATCGCCCTGATCGACGAGCGTATTCAGCAGCCGGATTGCAAGAACGGTTTCCTGCTGGACGGTTTCCCACGCACCATTCCCCAGGCTGAAGCGCTTAAAAACCAGGGTATTACCATCGATTACGTGGTGGAAATCGCCGTTGAAGACGAAGAAATTGTCAGTCGTCTGTCTGGCCGTCGTGTGCACGAAGGCAGTGGCCGTATCTATCACGTGAAATACGATCCGCCCAAGGTAGAGGGCAAGGACGATGAGACCGGCGAACCGCTGGTACAGCGTGAAGACGACAAGGAAGAAACCGTACGCAAGCGCCTGAACATCTACCACGAGCAAACGGCGCCGCTGATTGGTTTCTACCAGGACTGGGCCAGCAAGGCACCTGCCGATGCGCCCAAGTACGTGCGCGTGGAAGGCATTGGTAGCCTGGACAGCATCCGCGACCAGATCCTGTCCCAGCTTAAGTAATCGAAACGGGAGTAGCCCGGGAGGCTTGATTCTGTGAAGCTTTTAGCACTGGATACGTCTTCTGAGGGCTGCTCCGCCGCTCTATGGCTGGATGGCCAGATCAGCGAGCGGTTTGAACTGGCCCCACGGGGCCACACCCGCCTGTTAATGCCCATGGTTCGCGAACTGCTCGCCGAACAGGGGCTTTCCCCGAAAGATCTTGACGCTCTGGCTTTTGCCCGTGGCCCGGGCTCCTTCACCGGTTTGCGCATTGCGACCGGGGTGATCCAGGGGCTTTCCTGGGGGCTCAATTTACCGGTTGTGCCGGTGTCGTCGCTGGCGGCTGTCGCCCTGGACGCCATTGAGCAGCACCGGTTGGCTGATGGAGAACACGTTGCGGTGGCCTTTGATGCCCGTATGGGCGAAGTCTACTGGGGTACCTTCCTGTGTCAGCAGGGGTTGCCGGTGTTGATCGGCGAGGAGCGGGTCTGCCCGCCCGGGGCGGTGAGCCTGCCGGGCTCAGACATATCGGCGAACTGGACTGGTGCTGGCCAGGGCTGGACATTAAAGGGCGATATGCCCGAAGTGGTGGTCTGCCGGATCAGAGCGGTGGATGACACCCTGGTGCCCCGGGCCGCCATGGTGGCCCGGTTGGCAGAACAGGATTTTCGCCATGGCATCGCGGTGCCGGCGGAGCTGGCGCAGCCGGTCTATATCCGGGATGAAGTGGCCTGGAAGAAACTGCCCGGCCGTGCGTGAAAGGTCGTTTTCTGATCAGAAATGTTGCCGCCTGCCTTTCCAAGAGGCCCCGGTTCTTCCATAATGCAGCAACACACTTGAACCGTTTCTGTGGTTGCGCATTATGATCGGTGGTATTAATCCGGCCAATTCCCCCCTGATTCAAACGGGTAACAACAACCCGGCACGAGAGCGTACCGATGTCGCCAGGTCCCCGGCCGCCTCTCCCCAGGCCCCCGGTGCCGAGTCGGTTCGTCGTGACCTGAATGCGCCCCAGCAAAGTCGGGATACCGCTCCCGGTAACCAGACGGCTAGTGAAGCGACCGATCGTCGTGTTGAAGCCCACAGGGCCGCTGAGGATGCCCGGCTTGAACGATTCCGTGCCGACGAATTGCCATTGCCTGCGTCCAGGGCACTGTCCACCTTTGCCGGTGTGGCCGCCGCCGGGCAGGAATTTGAAGGCGGCTCGGTTATTTCCGGTATCGACATTCTCGTCTGATGCCAAACCCTTCCCATGATACTTGCCACTCCCTGACGACGACCGTTGCCGTTGGTTGCAGCCCGCTGGGTGACCAGATGGTTGCACGACAGCTGGCGGACGAGCTGGGGTTGCGTTGGCTGGGTGTCGTCAAACCCAAACAGGTCCGGGAATTTCCGGTGCTGCTGTATATGGACGACGAAGGCCTTGCCCTGCAGTTGACCGGCAAAGGAGCACCTGGGCCAGTCCGGGCCGAGTTTGTGACCGGCAAAATGGGCTACCGCCGGGAGCACGGTGGCGGTACCGGCCAGTTGGTGGCCCGGGCGGTTGGTTTGCAGAAAACCAGGGCCCAGCTTCATGTACTGGATGCCACTGCCGGCCTCGGCCAGGACGCTTTCGTGCTTGCCAGCCTCGGTTGCCGGTTAACCCTGTTGGAGCGCAACCCGGTGATCCATGCCTTGCTGGCAGATGGCCTGGCAAGGGCCGCACTGAATGTCGATTGCGCGCCCCTGATGGCCCAGATGCAGCTTGAGGCCGGCAGTTCCATTGACTGGCTTGAGAACGCCGGCAAGGATGCGGCGGATGTGGTGTATCTGGACCCGATGTTCCCCCACCGGGACAAAGCCGCCCTGGTCAAAAAGGAAATGCAGGTGTTCCGGCAGGTGGTGGGAGACGATGACGATTCTGAACAGCTGCTTGCCGCAGCCCTGGCCTGTGCCCGTTACCGGGTGGTTGTGAAACGCCCCCGGAAGGCGCCTGCGGTGGCGGGGCCGGAGCCCACTACGCGGCTCGAAGGCAAAAGCAGCCGCTACGATATCTATTCCATCAAGGCGCTGCCGGCCTGAGATAACCCGGGCCGGCAGACCTCAAAGACTCACGCATCGAGCATGGTGACCTGCTGAATGGCTTGTCGTTTTTCAACGCTCAGCACCAGCCGGGCATCTTCGGCCACCTCATCCAGACCTTCTCCGTAACAAAGCAGGCCGTTGTCATCGGTGGTCAGCACGCCGGTTTTCTGCATATTGGCGATGAAGTTCCGGAACAGGGTTTTGTCGAAGAATTCCGGCGCATTAAGACCAAACAGGATAGACATCCGCTCGGCCAGCAGCGTGCTTTGCTCTTCCAGTTCCGCCGCGGTCAGTTTGCCCGAACCATACTTGCGCAGAATGCCCAGGGTAATGTGGTAGCGTTCAAGGGTCTGGATGATAAACCGGGAAAGGATGCGGGCCCGCAGCATGGCTTCGGTGCCTTCTTCCGGTCGGCCCAGGCGCTCGTCATCCAGTTGGATAACCAGGCCCTGATCAATCAGCACGTCGATCCACTTGTTAATAACCGATTCCACTTCATCCTGACCGAATTTAAGGAACAGTTCGGACTGCAGGTAAGGGTAGGCAACGCTGGTAAGGAACAGAACCTTGTCTCTGCGCAGGCTGGTTTTGTTCTCGAACAGGCTGACAATCAGCGCCGGCAATGCAAACAGGTGCTGGATGTTGTTGCGGTAGTAGGTCATCAGAATGGCGTTGGCGCCTTCCAGGGCAATGATATCGCCCAGCTTCTGGGGTTGGCGGGTAATCAGCCCCATGTTCTCACAGTAAGCAACCCAGTCCCGTGCTGAACCCTCTGGCAAGGTGACGGTGTTGGCGTACGGGTAGGCCCTGAGCAAGTTGGCATACTGGTCCATCAGCCTGATCAGTTGACCCTCATCCATGGCCAGGCGCTCGGTACCCAGTAAAACGGTGGCGGTCATGCCAATCGGGTTGACCGCCACAGAAGCGTTGATGTTGCTGGCTACCCGCTTGGACAGTTCATCCACCGCCTCGGTGAGCCACGTGGGCCGGTACTCGGCGTCGTAAGCCTCGCTGCGCCAGCTGTCATGGACTTCGTCCAGAACATCGGCCAGTGGTATGGCGTCACCAAAGTTCACCGCTACCCGGCCGAACGAGTTGGTCAGTTTCCGGGCCGTCTTGGCCAGGCCGAAGACGCTTTCCTTCTGTTTCTTTTTACCGCGCAGCTCGCCCAGGTAGGAGCGGCCCTCCATCACTTTCTCATAACCGATGTAAACCGGCACGAATACGATGGGTTTGCGGTGATCCCGCAGGAAGCTGCGCACGGTCATCGACAGCATGCCCGGACGTGGTGGCAGCATGCGCCCTGTGCGGGAGCGGCCGCCCTCGACAAAGTATTCCACCGAGTAGCCCCGGGTGAACATCACGTGCATGTATTCGTTGAAAACCGTGGCGTACAGAGGGTTATCCCGGAAGCTGCGGCGCATGAAGAAAGCCCCGCCCCTGCGCAGGATTGGGCCAACAATGGGCATGTTCAGGTTGATGCCGGCAGCAATGTGGGGTGGCATCAGGCCGTTCTTGTACAACACGTAGGACAGCAACAGGTAATCGATGTGCGAACGATGGCAGGGAACATAGACCACGGCATGGTCCTGGGCGACTTCCTTGGCCACCTTGATGTTGTTGACGGCGATGCCGTTGTAGATTCGGTTCCAGAGCCAGGCCAGCGCCAGTTCCAGGAACCGGATGGTCACGATGGACATGCTGGCGGCAATTTCGTCCGCGTATTTGTAGGCTTTGGCGCGAACCTTTTCAGGCGGGATATCGTCTTTGGCGGCGGTTTCCCTTATCGCTTCCTTGACAGCCTGGGTGCGTACCAGGCCTTCCACCAGGGTACGACGGTGCGACAGATCCGGCCCCAGCACCGCCTGGCGAACCCGGCGGAAATGGGTGCGCAGAATACGTGCCAGCTTCCGCTTGGCTTTTTCTTCGTTGTTCCGGTATTCGTCGACCACCTGCTTGAGTGACAGGGGCTGGTTAAACTGCACATAGGTGTTGCGACCATGCACCAGAATGATCAGGAACTTCTGCAGCCGCCCGGCAACCGACCAGGTGTCTGACAGCAACAGCTTGACCAGGGATTTTTCTTTATCCGGTGAGCGGCCCCAGAACAAAGAGACAGGAACAATCTGGACGTCCTGCTCGGGATGCTCCAGTCCAAATTTTATCAGGCCGGTGAATTCTTTAGTGGGAACCGGTGTTTGTCGGCCGCCGCTGAATGGCCCGCCAATGCGCTTGTACAGAAAGAAGAACGAGTGGGCTGGCCCATTTTTAACGGGCAGGCTCTCGGTGGCACCGGGCAGGCGGGCATGGATAACTTCTTGCTCAAGCACCAGCCGGCTGGACAACGAACTGTATTGGAGCACATAGCACACCGGTTTGTCCGGATCGAGCCCCAGGGCCTCCAGGGTATTGCCGCTGACATCGGTCCTGACCCATAAAAACAGGATCTTGCGGAAAAGAGACAGGATCAGGCTGCGAATGCCCTGATAAAGTCGCATAAGGTGTTACTCCGGTACTGGAAACAGGCGCCAAGTTTAACGGGTTGAGGCGGGTGCGGAAAGCGGTATACAGATTCTTGGTAGTGATTGTGATGTGTTACATTGCCGCTCAGACAAACGGTTGCTGATAAGGCAAAAACATGGTGAGCAAAAGCGAGCAGTGGTTGCCGGGCTGGTTTGAAGACGCCCCAGTGCAGGGAGACCTGCTTCTGGCGTTTTCCGGTAACAATGTCCTTAAGCCGGATAACGGCTGGTTGTTGGCCTGGGGCGGTCCGGAAATGGGCGACAGCCGCCCGGAGGCCCTTGCGCTGGGTACCTGGAATGGCCAGCGTCTGTTTGTTTGTACCTTGCCAGACTCCGGGCTGCCTGGCGCCCAGTTGGTTACCTTGAGGGACGCCCTGCTGGTGTCACCCGAGGCGCCTGCAGATATGCTCAGTACCGGCTTCCAGGTATTGCAGTGGTGGCAGGACCACCGCTATTGCGGTCGGTGCGGAGAGCGCACCGAGTCACATCCCCGGGAGCGGGCTCGCTGGTGCAGCCGTTGCAATATCCCCTGGTATCCCCGAATCGCACCCTGTGTGATTGTGGTCATCCGGCGCGGCAGCCAGTTCCTGCTGGCGAGGTCTTCCAGGGTGACCCGGAATTTCTACAGCCTGATTGCCGGTTTTGTCGAACCAGGGGAAAGCCTTGAGCAGGCCGTGGCCCGGGAAGTAAAAGAAGAGACCGGATTGGACGTTGGCAATATCCGCTACCGGAGTTCCCAACCCTGGCCTTTTCCCCATCAGATGATGGTGGGTTTTTTTGCCGATTATCAGGGTGGTGAACTCAGCCTGCAGGAAGATGAGCTGGCGGATGCCGGCTGGTTCAGTGCCGACGATCATCCCCCCATACCGCCCGATACCACCATTGCCGGCCGCCTGATCAGTGCCATGAAACAGGAAATTGCCGAGAACGGGAGCGATGCCGGATGATGGCCGGTTTGCCCCCTCGGGTGCTGGTATTCGATTCCGGAGTTGGCGGGCTCAGTGTGGCTGCCCGCATTCACCAGTCGCTTCCCGGTGCGGACCTGGTGTATCTGGCGGATAACGCTGGTTTTCCCTACGGCGGTCAGAGCGAGCAGGTGGTGATTGAGCGCTGCTGCTCCCTGATCCGGCAAAGCCTGCAACAGTCGCCTTGTGACATCATCGTGGTGGCCTGCAACACCGCCAGCACGGTGGTGCTTCCGCATTTGCGGGCTATGACGGAGCGACCGGTTGTGGGTGTGGTGCCGGCGATCAAACCCGCCGCCGCCTGCACCGTGAATGGTCGGGTTGGGCTACTGGCAACGCCGGCAACGGTACAGCGACCCTATCTGGATAAGCTCATTGCCGAGTTTGCCAGTGACTGCGACGTGGTGCGGCTTGGCCACCCTGGGCTGGTGTGCTGGGCAGAGCAACTGGTGCAAGGCGCAGAACCGCCCCAGGATGAGCTGGATGAAGCCATGGCGCCGCTGCGTGAGGCTGGTGTAGATACCGTAGTGCTTGGCTGTACTCACTATCCGCTGTTGTTACCCTGGCTCCGGAAAAGCCTGCCGGAGGTCACTGCATGGGTGGATTCCGGTGACGCCATCGCTCGCCGGGTCGCCTTTCTGCTGGGCGAATCCGGGCGTTTGGCGGCAGCGGAAACCCCCATAGCGGATACCGGTGGCGTGGTGTCAGAGGCCCGCTTTACCGGGGACGCCCCCCCGGATGTTGCCCTGTTTATGGCCGAAATGGGGATTTCAGTGGCGCGGGTTTGCGAGCATTGGCCCGGCGTTACAACAGCCGGGTCAGCTTGAACATGGCGAGGAATTCCAGAGCCGGAATAGCGCGTTTGTGGCAGCAGTAGGTTTTGAAGTTGTCACCCCGGAAGCGGGATTTGGTGAACTCCAGGCCTTTGAAGTTGTATAGGAAATTGCCTTTCTCGTAGATGCCGTGCATCAAACGTTTCAGTAATCGGCTTTCCTGGTGCTCGGTGGCCTGGTCCAGCGATAGCGGAATCAGGCCCAGGTCCAGGAAGGGCACACCTTCGGCCTTAAAGGTGTCCATGGCGTGGGCCATCAGGGTGTAGAAAATGCCCTGTCGGAAATCGGCGTTGGCGCGGGAGATATTCGGTACGTAACTGATGATCTCGTTGTTGCGGTATATCGGATCAAAATAGATGAAGCCCACCGCCTTGCCGTCCTGGTAGGCGTAAAAGTGCCGCTCGTTTTCCCGATAGTCCATTTCCATGGGCCGAATCAGGAAGCGGATCTCGTTGCTCTTGCACTTGCGGGTGCGTATCCAGGCTTCGGAGATCTCCCGGGTGTGGTCATCACTGAACCGTTCCATGACGGTAATGCCGTTCTTCTCGGCCTGGTTAAGTGCGGTGCGCAGAATCTGTTTCTTCTTGCCGGTCAGGCTCCAGGACCTGAGATCAATCCGGGATTCGCAGCCAAACTGGGTGCCATACAGGCCGAAGCGAAGGTGCAGAAAATCCACCACCGATTTCGAAACCTGGATGTAGCAGGCGTTAGGAAAGGTCTGCTGGAACTTCTCCAGCATGGCGGGGAAATGCTCGGGTGCGCTCACTGGATCTGACAGGACAAAGGTGCCGCCCCATTTTCGCATATAGGCAATGTAGCCCATACCCGGCACATCAAAATACTGCATGCCCGGCTGCAGGGTTGAGAACGACTGTGAGTGCTGGCCGTATTTCTTGAGGTAGTTGACGCGCTCGGCGAAGCTGAACTGGCCGTCTGCCAGTTCCCTGATGTTGTCGAGGGCAAGAATCTGATCTGACATGATGAAGCTCCCGGTAACCTGTTGTTATTTTGAGTCGGAAGAGATTCAGGCTTGCTTGCGGCCAAGAATCGACCAGTAGCAATCCATGTTCAGAAGTTTGAAATGCTTTTTCTCGGTAACCTGCAGGCCCAGGCGCTGCATGTGTTCCGGGTAGTTGTAAATCTTGTGGAAGGCGTTGTTGGCAAACAGCCAGAAGATGAACACCGCCATGTACCAGTAGAGCTTCTTGAACATGCGGGAGAGGATGTTGCCGGTCGGGTAGCAGAAGTCACCAACCACCACGCTGGCGTCTGCCTTGCCCAGGCGAATCAGGTGTTCCAGCACTTTCACCATCATGTTTTCGTCAAACACGTTGAGGAAAAAATTCGCCACTACCATGTCGTACTGCTCGAACTCGTTCACCTTCATGATGTCGCTGTGAATACGGCGTATGGTCAGGTTCGGCGCTTCTTTCTGCTGGGCATCGGCAAACTTGCGCAGCATGGTTTCAGACAGGTCGACCACGGTTACATCGGCGCCGAGTTCGGCGGCGCGGATGGCGTCCCGGCCGTGCCCTACGCCGGCAAACAGGATGCGGTCACCGGGTTTGACGGTTTCCACGTCGAGCATAGCGGTTTTGCAGCGGTGAATGTTTTTGCCGCTGTACAGGTTGCTCAGGAAGTCATAGACGGGGCCGATGTACTTGTACTTGTCGCGCATGATGACTGCTGCCTTCTTCTTGTTCGCTGGTTGAACGTCACCGTTATTGTGATTGTTATTCCGACAGCCTGTCGGACAGTCCGGTGATCGGTTACTGATAACCTGAGCTTAGAGAAGGGGTGGGTTCAAAGATGTGCAGTACTGCGCAATTCCAGATACACAAAG from the Marinobacter sp. LQ44 genome contains:
- the plsB gene encoding glycerol-3-phosphate 1-O-acyltransferase PlsB; its protein translation is MRLYQGIRSLILSLFRKILFLWVRTDVSGNTLEALGLDPDKPVCYVLQYSSLSSRLVLEQEVIHARLPGATESLPVKNGPAHSFFFLYKRIGGPFSGGRQTPVPTKEFTGLIKFGLEHPEQDVQIVPVSLFWGRSPDKEKSLVKLLLSDTWSVAGRLQKFLIILVHGRNTYVQFNQPLSLKQVVDEYRNNEEKAKRKLARILRTHFRRVRQAVLGPDLSHRRTLVEGLVRTQAVKEAIRETAAKDDIPPEKVRAKAYKYADEIAASMSIVTIRFLELALAWLWNRIYNGIAVNNIKVAKEVAQDHAVVYVPCHRSHIDYLLLSYVLYKNGLMPPHIAAGINLNMPIVGPILRRGGAFFMRRSFRDNPLYATVFNEYMHVMFTRGYSVEYFVEGGRSRTGRMLPPRPGMLSMTVRSFLRDHRKPIVFVPVYIGYEKVMEGRSYLGELRGKKKQKESVFGLAKTARKLTNSFGRVAVNFGDAIPLADVLDEVHDSWRSEAYDAEYRPTWLTEAVDELSKRVASNINASVAVNPIGMTATVLLGTERLAMDEGQLIRLMDQYANLLRAYPYANTVTLPEGSARDWVAYCENMGLITRQPQKLGDIIALEGANAILMTYYRNNIQHLFALPALIVSLFENKTSLRRDKVLFLTSVAYPYLQSELFLKFGQDEVESVINKWIDVLIDQGLVIQLDDERLGRPEEGTEAMLRARILSRFIIQTLERYHITLGILRKYGSGKLTAAELEEQSTLLAERMSILFGLNAPEFFDKTLFRNFIANMQKTGVLTTDDNGLLCYGEGLDEVAEDARLVLSVEKRQAIQQVTMLDA
- the nudC gene encoding NAD(+) diphosphatase, which codes for MVSKSEQWLPGWFEDAPVQGDLLLAFSGNNVLKPDNGWLLAWGGPEMGDSRPEALALGTWNGQRLFVCTLPDSGLPGAQLVTLRDALLVSPEAPADMLSTGFQVLQWWQDHRYCGRCGERTESHPRERARWCSRCNIPWYPRIAPCVIVVIRRGSQFLLARSSRVTRNFYSLIAGFVEPGESLEQAVAREVKEETGLDVGNIRYRSSQPWPFPHQMMVGFFADYQGGELSLQEDELADAGWFSADDHPPIPPDTTIAGRLISAMKQEIAENGSDAG
- the murI gene encoding glutamate racemase gives rise to the protein MAGLPPRVLVFDSGVGGLSVAARIHQSLPGADLVYLADNAGFPYGGQSEQVVIERCCSLIRQSLQQSPCDIIVVACNTASTVVLPHLRAMTERPVVGVVPAIKPAAACTVNGRVGLLATPATVQRPYLDKLIAEFASDCDVVRLGHPGLVCWAEQLVQGAEPPQDELDEAMAPLREAGVDTVVLGCTHYPLLLPWLRKSLPEVTAWVDSGDAIARRVAFLLGESGRLAAAETPIADTGGVVSEARFTGDAPPDVALFMAEMGISVARVCEHWPGVTTAGSA
- a CDS encoding DUF2156 domain-containing protein, producing MSDQILALDNIRELADGQFSFAERVNYLKKYGQHSQSFSTLQPGMQYFDVPGMGYIAYMRKWGGTFVLSDPVSAPEHFPAMLEKFQQTFPNACYIQVSKSVVDFLHLRFGLYGTQFGCESRIDLRSWSLTGKKKQILRTALNQAEKNGITVMERFSDDHTREISEAWIRTRKCKSNEIRFLIRPMEMDYRENERHFYAYQDGKAVGFIYFDPIYRNNEIISYVPNISRANADFRQGIFYTLMAHAMDTFKAEGVPFLDLGLIPLSLDQATEHQESRLLKRLMHGIYEKGNFLYNFKGLEFTKSRFRGDNFKTYCCHKRAIPALEFLAMFKLTRLL
- a CDS encoding class I SAM-dependent methyltransferase; this translates as MRDKYKYIGPVYDFLSNLYSGKNIHRCKTAMLDVETVKPGDRILFAGVGHGRDAIRAAELGADVTVVDLSETMLRKFADAQQKEAPNLTIRRIHSDIMKVNEFEQYDMVVANFFLNVFDENMMVKVLEHLIRLGKADASVVVGDFCYPTGNILSRMFKKLYWYMAVFIFWLFANNAFHKIYNYPEHMQRLGLQVTEKKHFKLLNMDCYWSILGRKQA